The stretch of DNA TATAATAATATCTTTACTTTTTGATAAAGATATTATTTTTTTTATAGAATTTATTAAAACATAAAAATTACTTTTTGGCAAATCTGTTCTACCTATATTATTTTTAAAAATAATATCTCCTGAAATTATGATTCTATTAAATTTATTAAAAAAAACTATATGACCTGGAGTATGACCTGGACAATGATATACTTTAAAATTAATTTTTCCTATATAAATATTTTGTTTATTTTTCAACCATATATTATTTTTAAATATACAATATGGAAGATTAAAAAGTTTATTTTGTAATTTTATATTTTTCAACCAAAAAATATCATGTTTATGAGAACCGAAAATAGGTATATTTAATATTTTAGATAAAATATACGCTGAACCAATATGGTCTAAATGACAATGAGTAATTAAAATTTTTTTTATTTTTAATTTATATTTTTTTGATATATTTAAAATTTTTTTATATTCTCCACCAGGATCAATAATTGCTGCATTAAGTGTTTTTTTACACCATATTAAATAACAATTTTGATAAAAATTTGTAACAGAAATAATTCTATATTCCATATTAATTATTCACATTTTTTCGCTGCTTTAAAAGCTTCTGTCATGATGTTAGAAAAATTATTATTATTTTTATTTTTTTTCATAATTTTATTTTCTATTAATTTGACATTAATAGTGATATTAATCATTCTATTTTTACGATCAATATTACTAATTTTCCCTTCTATT from Enterobacteriaceae endosymbiont of Donacia proxima encodes:
- a CDS encoding MBL fold metallo-hydrolase, encoding MEYRIISVTNFYQNCYLIWCKKTLNAAIIDPGGEYKKILNISKKYKLKIKKILITHCHLDHIGSAYILSKILNIPIFGSHKHDIFWLKNIKLQNKLFNLPYCIFKNNIWLKNKQNIYIGKINFKVYHCPGHTPGHIVFFNKFNRIIISGDIIFKNNIGRTDLPKSNFYVLINSIKKIISLSKSKDIIILPGHGEKTTFYREIKNNIYLK